GCGGACGGTCTCCAGGTATGTGATATTCTCCTGATTGAGCTTTACCAATTCCTGAGCCCGGGCAACATCCCAGTAACTTTGGTTTACACGCAATAATATTTCTCGCCGTGTCGTGTCGGAATCGTAGCCGACAGCAGTCGCTTCAGACGAAGCTATCTGTCCTCGCACTCTTCGACTGCCGTTGATTTCCAGTGGTTGAGAGAACAGCAGAGCTGAATCCGACCCCGCATCGCCGACAATAGATGGAGCCACAAGAATCTCCGGATTTGTGAGAGCATTCGCTCCCTTGGCTGATTGTTTGGCCGCATCTGCTGATAACCGACCGGCGGCCACAGTCGGGTTGTTCTTGATTGCGATATCCAGTGCCTGCTGCAATGATAGGTCTTCTGCCACTACTCCTGACGCAGCAGCCATCACCGCAAAGCAGGCGAACATTATCCTGCACGCGCGATAGCATACAAACATATCCATATCCTCATTGTTGACTTTACCCGCATTATTCACGAGGAACGTGAATAATGCTCTCGGAGACCCGGATTATGCGCGAAGTGCATAATCCGGGTTTAGTTGGGTTTGTTAAAACATACTGAGGTTACAGAACAGCGACAGGTGGGCGGAAGATGCCATCTGTCGTGACGCTGGGAGTAGTCACTCTGTGGTTTAATGCAAATGCAGTATATGTGATGTCAGGATTGATCGAGCAGTGCTGGATAATTCCACAGCGACAGGCGTGCACGCATGTCCCGCAGCAGTCGCATCCATCACAGCAGTCGCCGTGACAATCTGCGAAGGCCATGCCGCAGGATATGACAAGAATTACCATCGCCAATAATCTGATTATCCAAATAGTCTTCATCGAACGTATTATACCATAGGTTTCAAAATTTAATCGCCGCCGAAAGATTCAAAGATATCCGATATCCACGACTCACGACGCCGGGGTTGACTTGTTTTCCTGTCAGTGTAGTCACGATGCTCGTGCTCATCATCGTGTTCTTCACGATGGTGACTAGTCCTCTCGCTGGCTATCCGCTTCTGGTCCAAATCGGAAATCTCTGATTGCGCAGGATCACCCGATGACGCAATTTCGATTATCTTATCGATCTCACCACGATCAAGCCAGACACCCTTGCAGGCTGGTAAACTACGTATTCACAGATACGCAGCAGAGTGGATCACGGTTCCCATCATATCGAGCCGGTGAATCTGCATTTCACAACTCCCTAATGATGATCCGCGCTGTCTCAAGTGCCACCTCGCCCGTGAACGACACGCATTGTTTCATATGCTCTGCCGATCCGAGTTCCATTCCGTTGGTTAGCACACGGCAACACAGACACTTGTGCCTATCCCGGAATATGTCGTGAAGTTCCCTGGAAAGCATCATGCACTTGTTCACTGCTTCGTCCTTGGGCTTCTCTCTCCCGAAGAACATTCCGAGCGCCATCACGCCGCCTGCAATCGCACCGCACATGCAGCCCGAACCTCCGATTCCTACGGGGAATCCCGAGGCCATGGCTATTGCGCTATCGGGTACCGGCAAGCCGAACTCGTCTCTAATAGTCTTTACAATGGATTCCGAACAGTAGTAGTCACCATCGCGGTAGTATTGCTCAGCTATAAGTCGAATTCTATCGAGATCAAAATTTTTAGGATTCAAGTGTGGTTTCTCCTCCTGATGGTTTTTGAAATGTGGACAGCGATTTGGCGTTATCTGGCGTTCGCTGCCCAGACTTTCATCCGGCCTGTGCTTCTATCTTGCCGTCTACAAGTTTCTCCACACGACCCGCATGCGCGGCCATTCTTGGGTCATGAGTAACCATGACGATTGTGATGCCCTCGTCGTTCAGTTCCCTGAGCATGCCGGCCACACTATCGACGGTTGCCGGGTCCAGGTTGCCGGTGGGTTCGTCTGCAAGGATCATAGATGGACTGTTCGCCAAGGTTCTCGCCAGTGCGACCCGCTGCTGCTGGCCGATGCTGAGTTCCGACGGCTTGTGGTGGAGTCGGTCGCCCAGCCCTACGCGCTCAAGCGTGGATTGTGCGATTGCCTCCTGCTCATCACGGCTCTTTCCCGCGATCATCAGAGGCACCTGAGTGTTTTCAAGAGCCGTCAAGTAAGGTATCAGGTTGAACGTCTGGAAAAGGAAACCTATTTTTGACCGCCTCAGCTCGATCCTGTCGGCGGGTTTCAGATCGTATATGGACGTACCGTCTACCATGACTTTGCCCGACGTAGGATGTATCAGCCCACCAAGACTTAGGAGCAGCGTCGTCTTACCGCTGCCGCTAGGTCCGACCAGGGCAACATAGTCACCTTTTTTTACGGTGAGATCTACACCCGCAAGGCCGGAGACTTCTTTCTTTCCACGTCCGTAGTGTTTGACCAATGATTGAGTGGCTATGATTGCCATAAAGCTATACCTCCATCAGAGTAGCGGCAGGGTCAAGCCCGGCAGCGTTCTTGGCGGGAATCGCCGTTGCCAGTAGACTCAGCGCCACGGATATTAACAGCGCCCATCCGAGAAGCGAAGGAATGGGAAGCACCGGTATGTGTGCGATACGCGGGCCAAGCAAGACTGCCAGGACTGTGCCGAGCACATATCCGACTATGCCTCCCACGGCACCCAGGATGATTGCTTTTCCGTAGAATATGGACAGAAGCTGACGAGGGCTCATGCCGATGGCAATAAGCGTCCCGATCTCTTTGCGCCGCTCCTGAACGTTGGCGAACATATAGTTAGCTATACTCACCCCGCCCACCAGAACGATGATGACAAGGAATACCAGCGAGAATTGGCTCATCATATTATTGGTCTTGAGCTGGGTGCTGGCGATCTGCGAAACAGTGACCACTCTTGCGTCGGGCAGAGCCTTGTTGAGACCAGTTATGAGACCCTTGGATATTTCCTTGCAGCATCCGACGATCTCAATTGCGCTAAGTACTCCGCTCTTGCCATACATTTTTTGCACCGTATGAAGATGGGCGAAGACACGCGAATCATCCACTGTGCCCGTCTGCGGCAGCACCTTACGAACAGTGAAGTTCGTGTTCTTGATATCGACTGAACTGCCTTTCTTCAATGACAGAATCTGAGCAACGTCGTGGCCGATAATGGCTTCTTGCGGACCAAGGTCTCTGATGACCTCCTTGCGCACAGCCGCCTTGTCCAGGGATGAGTCGGTATTACCGGTCTTTACTCCGGCAACATCCACAGCGCCGCACCCCATCGGTTTAGAAAATATATCACTCCCGGTCTGCCATGCAGGTTTGCTCTTGAACTCGTTCTTGGGTAGTATCCCGGTCAGGATAAACCGGCGGTCCTTGAGCTTGATAGGCATAGTCAGTTTCGGAGAGAGATTGTCGACTCCCTGCAGACCCGAAGCGGTTATCGTGTCCACATAGGATTCGGGCACTTCAGCATCGGCGAAATCTGCGCTGTAGTAGTCACTTACAGTCGCGGATTTGGGCAGAATCAGCACATTAGCGCCGAGGTTGTCCAGTTCACGAGCTACAGCCTTCTCGGAGTAAAATGTCACCGTCTTTATCCCAACGATGACGGTTATTCCCAGAGTGATCGCGATGAAGCTTGTTATCAGTTGGCTCTTACGTTCGCAGAGCTCCTTAAGTATAATGTCAATTTTTCTCATGACGCATCCTTATCAAGGCCCTGAAATCCAGGGTCACTTGCAACCTCCAGGTCCACAACTGCCACCGCTGCATCCGCCGCCGTTCATCGACTTCATCAGGCTCGCCATAACGCTCGCCTTGGACACTGTTCCATCGAATTTGCCCAATGTCCTGCCTGGAGGAGCCATAACCACAAGTTGTGCATTGGCAGAATTAACGATGCCCAATTGCTTCAACAGCTTTGATTCTGACCGATCCGACGAATCTATTTTTACTATCTCCACCGCACCGCCGAGTCTGGAATCGGATTTTATGCCACGAGCTGTGGCGAGGCATTCTTTGTTATGCTTTGTCTTGGAGCTTTGCAGACATATTGCTGCGAGCTTGCGATCCTGCATCACTTTGAGCACTGCAGCAGTACCTTTGGAGACAAAGGCACTCGATAATTTGGACTTATCGATTTCCCTCGGGAATCCACCAGTGATAGCTCCGTTTGGCGCAATCACAAGGGTCAGTGGGATCGGCGAACGATCCGCGCCATATCGAGAGACTACCTGACGATTTGCCTTGTCGCCAACGTTTACACTGACGAAATTTGCCCGACTTGCATACTTTCCCTGGATTGATTTCACATCAGCCAGCATTGCCTTGCTGGCGCTATCGTTGCTCTTGAAAAACGTAACGAACGCATAACGATTCTGCTTGGCTGCGGCTCGAATTGCGCTTTCCGCGGGCGGTGTCTTGGCTTCGGCTGTCACACCGAGCATTGTACACGCGACCCCGATGACAACAGCTGCAATTGCAGCAAGACGCGCTGTTCTTTTGGTCTGCATTAAGAATTCCTCCATAGCATCATAGTTGCAAACTGTTTCAATC
Above is a window of bacterium DNA encoding:
- a CDS encoding FtsX-like permease family protein; this encodes MRKIDIILKELCERKSQLITSFIAITLGITVIVGIKTVTFYSEKAVARELDNLGANVLILPKSATVSDYYSADFADAEVPESYVDTITASGLQGVDNLSPKLTMPIKLKDRRFILTGILPKNEFKSKPAWQTGSDIFSKPMGCGAVDVAGVKTGNTDSSLDKAAVRKEVIRDLGPQEAIIGHDVAQILSLKKGSSVDIKNTNFTVRKVLPQTGTVDDSRVFAHLHTVQKMYGKSGVLSAIEIVGCCKEISKGLITGLNKALPDARVVTVSQIASTQLKTNNMMSQFSLVFLVIIVLVGGVSIANYMFANVQERRKEIGTLIAIGMSPRQLLSIFYGKAIILGAVGGIVGYVLGTVLAVLLGPRIAHIPVLPIPSLLGWALLISVALSLLATAIPAKNAAGLDPAATLMEV
- a CDS encoding C-GCAxxG-C-C family protein → MNPKNFDLDRIRLIAEQYYRDGDYYCSESIVKTIRDEFGLPVPDSAIAMASGFPVGIGGSGCMCGAIAGGVMALGMFFGREKPKDEAVNKCMMLSRELHDIFRDRHKCLCCRVLTNGMELGSAEHMKQCVSFTGEVALETARIIIREL
- a CDS encoding ABC transporter ATP-binding protein, with amino-acid sequence MAIIATQSLVKHYGRGKKEVSGLAGVDLTVKKGDYVALVGPSGSGKTTLLLSLGGLIHPTSGKVMVDGTSIYDLKPADRIELRRSKIGFLFQTFNLIPYLTALENTQVPLMIAGKSRDEQEAIAQSTLERVGLGDRLHHKPSELSIGQQQRVALARTLANSPSMILADEPTGNLDPATVDSVAGMLRELNDEGITIVMVTHDPRMAAHAGRVEKLVDGKIEAQAG
- a CDS encoding zf-TFIIB domain-containing protein; this encodes MRSLPACKGVWLDRGEIDKIIEIASSGDPAQSEISDLDQKRIASERTSHHREEHDDEHEHRDYTDRKTSQPRRRESWISDIFESFGGD
- a CDS encoding thioredoxin family protein, with translation MQTKRTARLAAIAAVVIGVACTMLGVTAEAKTPPAESAIRAAAKQNRYAFVTFFKSNDSASKAMLADVKSIQGKYASRANFVSVNVGDKANRQVVSRYGADRSPIPLTLVIAPNGAITGGFPREIDKSKLSSAFVSKGTAAVLKVMQDRKLAAICLQSSKTKHNKECLATARGIKSDSRLGGAVEIVKIDSSDRSESKLLKQLGIVNSANAQLVVMAPPGRTLGKFDGTVSKASVMASLMKSMNGGGCSGGSCGPGGCK